CTCGTCGTTACGGTCCTGCGCGAGCTTGTCGGTGACGTTGAGCAGGCGATTGAGGTCGCGTGAGACGAGCACCTCGCCGGGGGTTCCCTCCACGCGCGGCATGCGGTCGATGGCCTCCATGAGGCCCAGGCGCAACTTGTCCACGCTCACCCCGGCCTGCACCAGGATGGGCCGCGCGCTGCCGCCCTGCTGGTCGAGCAGGGCCATCAGCACGTGAACGGGTTCCATGAACTGATGGTCGCGGCCGACAGCCAGGCTCTGCGCGTCGGCGAGCGCGAGCTGGAACTTGGTGGTCAACTTGTCCATCCGCACGGCGGATACCTCCTCGGATCAACGCGGTCTGAAAGCGGGGCCGCGCTTGCGCAGCTTGTCGACGCGCTGGCGAAGTTTCTTCTCCAGCGTCACCGGGAGTTGCGTGGAGTCGACCAGCTTGCGCAGGTCCTCCCCCTCTCGCAGCAACTCCGCGCTGCCCGCGGCGGTACGCGCGGACGGCTGGTACGGCTCGCGTCCGAGCATATGATGGAGGATCGACTTGGCGGCTTCCTTGTCGGGAATCAGCCCGCGCGCGTTCACGTCCGGATCGAGGTGCGAGTACGGCGGCAGCGGCGAGCCCACGCACGAGGGACAGCCGCCGTTGCACGCGCAGTGGTCGAGCAGTTCGAGGCACGCGGGCAGGATCTCGTCGATGAGTTCGTACGCCTTGAGCGCGAACCCCAGCCCGCCCGGGAAGCGGTCGTGTACGAAGATGCCGGGCGCGTTGGCGGCGGATGAATCCACCGACGCCCCCACGTCCATGGTGTCGCACATGGCAAACAGCGGAATCACCTCGCGGATCACGTTGGAGATCCCCAGCAACCCCTCGCGCGGCACGCGGCCAGCCTGTTTGGCCAGCGCGTACGCCTCCGGGTGCGGCAGGAGCCACATGCCGGTGGTGTCGAGCGTCTGCGCGGGGAGGTCGAGTGCGCCAAACCCCAGCGAGTCGCGGCTGCCGAACTTGATCTTCTTGAACATGTAGGTCACCGACGTCACCGACAGGTCGCCCCAGTGGATCTCGCTGGCGTGCTCGCTCTTGTGCAGTTCCTCGTTCTCGATCTTGATCTTGGTCTCGGTGATCGACTGCGTGTAGTAGTCGGTGTCTTCCTTCTGCACCCACGCGATCTTCTTGCGAATATCCAGCTCGTTGACGAAGTACGTCTCGCTGCCGTGGATGTAGACGGCCTGCGGGTGCAGCTGCTGGAAGGCGCCGCTCTCGTCGATGGTGCCGATGACGCGGCTGTGCTCGTTGGGAACCGCCTTCAGCCCCTCGGCCGCCATGGCCGCCGACGTCCCTATTATGATGGTGTACACGTCGTCGCCGATGTTGCGCAGGCTCACGTCGGCGCTGGGGTAGTTGGGCCCGCTCCAGAAGAACTGCCCGCCCTGCTGGCGCACCTGGCGGTCGTCTTCCAGCAGCTTCAAGATGGGCCCGCAGTAGGCGCCGAACTGCTCCCAGTCTTCTTTTCGAATGGGCAGCTCGAACGCCGCCGCGCGCACGTGGCTCAGCACGATGTGCGCGTTCAGGGGATCGATGACCGCGTTCTCGGGCGAGCGCCCGAAGAAGTAGTCCGGGTGCTTGGCCATGTACTGGTCGATGGGCGAATCGTACGGCAGGAGGATCACGAGCGACGCGTCCGCGCCGCGGCCCGCGCGCCCGGCCTGCTGCCACACGGATGCGATCGACCCGGGATAACCCACCAGCAGTGCCGCCTCCATGCTGCCGATGTCGATGCCGAGCTCCAGCGCGTTGGTGCTCACCACCGCCTTGAGTTCCCCTCCGAACAAGGCGCGCTCGATCCTGCGCCGTTCCTCGGGCAGATACCCGCCGCGGTAGCTCTTGATGAGTTTGGCACGCGACGGCGAGAGCTTCGTCACGAACTCCTGCGCGTAGCGGGCCACCACTTCGCTCACCACGCGTGCGCGCACGAAGGCGATGGCCTGGTGGTCCTGCGCCACCAGTTCGGAGAGGATGCGCGCCGCTTCCACGTTGGCGCTCTTTCTTTCCACACGGTCGTCTCCGAAGAACGGCGGGTTCCAGATGGCGAACGCCTTGGGTCCGCGCGGCGAACCGTCGTTCTCCACCACCTGCATGGGACGGCTGGTGAGGCGTTCGGCGAGCTCCTTCGGGTTGCGGATGGTGGCGGAGCAGCCGATGAATGTCGGTTTCGCCCCGTAGTGCTCGCAGATCCTATTCAAACGCCCCAGCACGTGCGCCACGTTGGATCCGAAGGTGCCGCGGTAGGTATGCACCTCGTCGACCACCACGTACTTGAGGTTGGCGAGAAAACGCGCCCACGTTCCGTGGTTGGGGAGGATGCCCGAGTGCAGCATGTCGGGGTTGGTGAGCAGCACGTTGGCTTCGTTCTTGAGCTTGCGGCGCGCGTTGGGCGGCGTGTCGCCGTCGTAGGTACCGGTGACGAGCGGCAGGCTGGGGTCGGTTTCGAGGTAGCGCGTCAGCGTGCGCAACTGGTCCTGCGCGAGCGCCTTGGTGGGATACAGGTACAGCGCGCACGCGTCGGGCTC
The Candidatus Krumholzibacteriia bacterium DNA segment above includes these coding regions:
- a CDS encoding DEAD/DEAH box helicase — protein: RPARFAPLDPPVHPRIAAAINTDGITRLYTHQADAIRHARAGEHVVVVTGTASGKTLCYNVPVLEAILAEPDACALYLYPTKALAQDQLRTLTRYLETDPSLPLVTGTYDGDTPPNARRKLKNEANVLLTNPDMLHSGILPNHGTWARFLANLKYVVVDEVHTYRGTFGSNVAHVLGRLNRICEHYGAKPTFIGCSATIRNPKELAERLTSRPMQVVENDGSPRGPKAFAIWNPPFFGDDRVERKSANVEAARILSELVAQDHQAIAFVRARVVSEVVARYAQEFVTKLSPSRAKLIKSYRGGYLPEERRRIERALFGGELKAVVSTNALELGIDIGSMEAALLVGYPGSIASVWQQAGRAGRGADASLVILLPYDSPIDQYMAKHPDYFFGRSPENAVIDPLNAHIVLSHVRAAAFELPIRKEDWEQFGAYCGPILKLLEDDRQVRQQGGQFFWSGPNYPSADVSLRNIGDDVYTIIIGTSAAMAAEGLKAVPNEHSRVIGTIDESGAFQQLHPQAVYIHGSETYFVNELDIRKKIAWVQKEDTDYYTQSITETKIKIENEELHKSEHASEIHWGDLSVTSVTYMFKKIKFGSRDSLGFGALDLPAQTLDTTGMWLLPHPEAYALAKQAGRVPREGLLGISNVIREVIPLFAMCDTMDVGASVDSSAANAPGIFVHDRFPGGLGFALKAYELIDEILPACLELLDHCACNGGCPSCVGSPLPPYSHLDPDVNARGLIPDKEAAKSILHHMLGREPYQPSARTAAGSAELLREGEDLRKLVDSTQLPVTLEKKLRQRVDKLRKRGPAFRPR